Proteins encoded by one window of Mesorhizobium sp. INR15:
- a CDS encoding DUF6538 domain-containing protein has product MGRRREEQDPDRFLRMRGSHFHYCRRVPKALRELDERGEFVRRALDTIDRSKARTARDLHEAADNALWSSLMLGDNPQAARVPRQHLCPRFEVVN; this is encoded by the coding sequence ATGGGACGACGCCGAGAAGAGCAAGACCCAGACCGCTTCCTTCGAATGCGGGGCAGTCATTTTCACTATTGCCGGCGCGTTCCAAAGGCACTCCGTGAGCTCGACGAGCGTGGTGAATTCGTGCGTCGCGCCCTGGACACTATCGACCGTTCAAAGGCGCGTACCGCGCGCGACCTTCACGAGGCTGCCGATAACGCACTTTGGTCCTCACTCATGCTGGGAGATAATCCACAGGCCGCACGTGTTCCCCGTCAGCACCTGTGTCCCAGATTTGAGGTTGTGAATTAA
- a CDS encoding toxin-antitoxin system HicB family antitoxin, with protein MTKKKPFTTRMDPAILELAERLAALDRRSVTAVIELALIDYAERRGLAVEKKTGNSEPGS; from the coding sequence ATGACAAAAAAGAAACCCTTCACCACCCGGATGGACCCGGCCATTTTGGAGCTAGCGGAGCGGCTGGCGGCGCTCGACCGCCGGTCGGTGACGGCGGTGATCGAGCTAGCGCTAATCGACTATGCCGAGCGGCGCGGGCTAGCAGTCGAGAAGAAAACGGGGAACAGTGAGCCAGGCAGCTAG